A window of Salvia splendens isolate huo1 chromosome 8, SspV2, whole genome shotgun sequence genomic DNA:
CCCTTCTCAATCCCACACATCTCCAGCAGATTTAATCAGTCTGCGTTGATTGTGTTCGACGATATGCCTCTCAGAAGAACCTCCAACCACATTCCCTCCGACGACCTCGACCAGGGCATCGTCACCATCCTCGCCGCCGATTCCCACACCGCCGCCAAAGCAGCCTCAATCCGCCGCACTCTCTCCGCCGACATGTCCTCCAAGAAATGGCTCAATCAAAACGGCTTCTTCTCCATCAAGAAGGATGAAGAATTCAACCAATCCCCAAATCAGGATGAAGTGTGGAGATCAATCCAAGCTGACAAGGCCAACAATCCGCCCCCAAAAACCGGAGTTTGGGGCCAAATTCTCACTCAGAAGAGCGATGATTCCGTGGTGCTGCCGCCGTATGTTCATCCCATGGTGAAGCGGAGCAAGAGCATGAGCGAGAAGAGCCTCGAGGTCTGCACCGAGAGCCTCGGCTCCGAGACCGGATCGGATTGCTTCTCCGACCCCGAGCTCGGAGATGAAGAGGAGTTGATCAAGAGAAGAGAACAACAAGTAGTTGCTGATGAAAATTTGAATGTAGTTGTCAAGTTCAAGAAGTCTCCGCCGCCGCGGACTTTCCCTCCTCCGCTGCCCTCCATCGACGGTGGCGCCTCCGTGCAAATGCACTCTCGCCGCGAGAACGGGAGGCTGGTTCTCGAAGCTGTATCGGTCGCTCCAAGAAACTACTTCCACGCCAACCGCGAAGACGGCCGCCTCCTCCTCACCTTAAAGAATCATGCTCCGGCGGAGGACTCGGGGGCGCCGCCGCCGGAGGAGGCACAGAGGGAAAAGGGTGTTGGAAAAGAGGAATCTTTGGTGGTGGAACAGAATCTATCCATGCCAACTGGAATGATAAGTGTGCATAAATCAATGAGGAAGCTTATGTCAGTAGGGAATAATAACATCAACCCTAATAGATGTGGGGCCACTACAAAAAACCCGGGATTTATCGACGGATTTACTGACGGAACAGAGACGGTTGGCCCTTACCGACGATTTACCGACGTCGGAAAAGTCGCCGACGTTTTCCCGACCGAGGCGGCGCGGCAGTCGCTCTCGCCTCGGCCGCCTACCCCACCGCCCGCGGTTTCGGCGTCATCGCTCAACGCGTACGAGTATTTCTGGCGGAGCAAGCCGGGGTTCATGATGAGCAGCAAGAAGATGGATCAAGATTTGGAGGTGTATATGAGGGGATGCAAAGAGGGGAGGAGGTCTCTTATTTGGGAGCCATATTGCATAGCAACTTCTTGATTATTACTATAATTGTTGaaggaaaataataatttttaattcacctcaagaattgaaaaaaaaatgaggaaaaatgttgattttaatttttaactgGTTAATATTGTTGATCTTCCTCTTCCCACTGCCCCTGTTGTTCCCAAGAGATTTGTGGAGCCAGAAATAAGCTAAATGGGATTGAGCAAAAAAAAACTTGCTCTTTTTTTCCATCATATGAGTTTCAATTTTGGTTTGTGTCATTTACTTAGTTATTATGTTTGATCAAaacaatgaaataaaattaagtgTCTTAATGGATTCACTTTTGGCCAGTTCGTTTGAAATcacaaaatttgattaaattttggcTAGTTCTGTAACATTTGAAATGGTGATAAAATAATTCTGAAGTTCTATAACAAAATAATGAAGTTAGTTAGTATGTTGTtatttaaatcacaaaatttgattaaattatgGTTAATTCTATAATATTTGAAATCGGGAtattaaatcatgaagtttcaCTTTTTTTGCAATGGTCTCATGCATTTAAAAAAGGTCTACTTTTGGCAATGTTCAAATCTACATGTTACATTAAAATatgcatatttttatttatttttcaacatTACAAAATAAACGTATATAGACAATTGGaagttaaaaattttatatttcgATTTCAACACTTATGGGACTGAGCGTAAACTATTCGGTTTGTCAGAATTTGGTGGTTTGAAGTTGGAGACAAAGTGATCAGCATTATAGATATGTTCTTGTCCTTTTGGATTGTGTTTTATCAACACTAGTGAGGCAGCTATAGATGGATGGACATTCAGCTCTAGCACAAACGAATTATTACATGAAATATGCTTTGTACGTTGGAGTAGCCTTTAGTGGGACAGAAATTTGCCATATTCCCCATTTAATAATCCAAGATTCCATTATTTTAGTAAATGAGTAGACAATTTCTGTTATTTTTAGGTCGGCTAAtatgaggaggagaagaagattaAAATCAAGCTACAATTCTATTGTTACATATAAGTGCTATCAAATTAAGTTCATGATTTCTCCGACACATACTAAGAAATTATATctgatttataaaattattatatactTCCAATTAGGAATATGTACAACAATTTTAGAGAATAAAGAAAAGACTAAATTCATGAGAAAGAGGAAGTGCCCACTTAGCTAAGCTTAATTTAGAGCTTATCGAATATTTTAAAAGCTTATAAAAAGCATAATTTAGTAGTATCAcccaaaatttcaaattatgacGCTACTAAATTAAAGAAAGCCATAAATATGCCACTACTCATCCAAGATACTGAAGATTGCAATCAAATGGTAATAAATCAAGCACTAAAAAAATTGGAAATAGAGTTTGTAAAACAAAACAGAGAAATTGAATATCACAATAACAGAGAATATTTCATCTCGTATTTTTGAATGCCTATCAATACACGAAAACCCAATAAATTAAACTGCATCTGTGAAAAAGGGACATAATTGTATCGTTATTCCAAACCACAATTGCAAAGAAAAACCTATTATCATCACACAATTGTAGCTAAAGTAGAAACAAATTACAATTGTAGCTAAAGTAGAAACAAATTACACAAGGCaacaccctctctctctctctctctattatACATGAAAATATCTCACCAACCTCGTATACAAACCCTCTTAAAATAGAAGAATATTAAAATGATACACCTAAACTAAGAAACAAAAGAAGTGAGGAATGTAAGAACTAACGATGAATGCCGGCACCTGCCCACCCAACGAAGAAATGACAATGCTGACTACCTGATTTCTCATGTACAGAAACACAAAAGTATACACATTTCGCGTTTGAACTTGTTGCCTCTACCTCGGAGAGCTTCTCAACTGTATGAAACATATCGGGATCTCAAGGCCTTGAAGCCACCAAGAGGTAATTCTCCAGGTGGTATCGTGCTATGTACAAATGGCTGGAATGCCCCGGATGTCAGCATAAGCCCGGAAGATATGGTAGAAAATCATCTGTGACCATAATCTAAATCCAAGCAAGAGAGCCTCGATCATTACTATTATTGACTTGAGGTCGGCCTCTAGTAGGCGTGGGTGGCCGGTTAGCATTGAGCTCCTGGATTGAATCCAAAATGAATGACATAAGATGAGAAACACGGCCACATGATAAGATAAGAGATTGATTGTATGGATGGAGACAAATGTAGCACCTGCATCCACGTGTCTTCGGTGTGGTGATCTGGAGATGTTTCGGGAGATGAAAGCGCAGGCGGCAACGGATGAATGAGTTTAGGCACAACTACTAAATCTCTACCCAAAACCAAGATAGCACCAGCATTATTTGCCGTACCTGCAGAAATTAGAATTACATACTACAGTCAACCTTCGAATGATAAACCAATAACATGACACTGGAAATAATAACCAAGGATCATTAATCTAAAAATTTAGAACATACCACAGTAGTTTGTGGCAGAAAAAAGAGTAATTAAGTGTCCCTGAGCAAATCTTTCAAAGCCGTCCATTACACATTCATGCGCTCGGACTA
This region includes:
- the LOC121746159 gene encoding protein FAF-like, chloroplastic, translating into MPLRRTSNHIPSDDLDQGIVTILAADSHTAAKAASIRRTLSADMSSKKWLNQNGFFSIKKDEEFNQSPNQDEVWRSIQADKANNPPPKTGVWGQILTQKSDDSVVLPPYVHPMVKRSKSMSEKSLEVCTESLGSETGSDCFSDPELGDEEELIKRREQQVVADENLNVVVKFKKSPPPRTFPPPLPSIDGGASVQMHSRRENGRLVLEAVSVAPRNYFHANREDGRLLLTLKNHAPAEDSGAPPPEEAQREKGVGKEESLVVEQNLSMPTGMISVHKSMRKLMSVGNNNINPNRCGATTKNPGFIDGFTDGTETVGPYRRFTDVGKVADVFPTEAARQSLSPRPPTPPPAVSASSLNAYEYFWRSKPGFMMSSKKMDQDLEVYMRGCKEGRRSLIWEPYCIATS